The following are encoded in a window of Naumovozyma castellii chromosome 8, complete genome genomic DNA:
- the CYT2 gene encoding cytochrome c1 heme lyase CYT2 (ancestral locus Anc_2.644), with protein sequence MTDTVQQQDQPKCPLDDEAKQVWLKQHASSNPHPMPDHEQPQQPLECSSETLKQPTPASNREISTIPRTGTEQNWIYPSESQFYQAMKRKNWNPDLKDMQTVVPLHNSINERVWHYIKNWEKDAGGDACGGIKLSTFKGDSHKWTPRAWIRYNIFQMSKPFDRHDWQIDRCGKTIDYVIDFYCDMKKVEHDGKIEEMPNVYLDVRPKLNSWEGIKLRLWKTFKF encoded by the coding sequence ATGACAGACACCGTTCAGCAGCAAGATCAGCCTAAATGTCCTCTTGACGACGAGGCTAAACAAGTATGGCTAAAACAACATGCCTCGAGCAACCCTCACCCAATGCCCGACCATGAACAACCTCAACAACCATTAGAGTGCTCGTCTGAGACTCTCAAACAACCCACCCCGGCTTCCAATAGGGAGATATCCACCATACCTAGAACAGGAACAGAACAAAACTGGATATACCCCTCAGAATCACAATTCTACCAGGcaatgaaaaggaagaattggaaCCCAGATCTCAAGGACATGCAAACAGTTGTCCCCTTGCATAACTCTATTAACGAGAGAGTTTGGCATTATATTAAGAATTGGGAGAAAGATGCCGGCGGAGACGCATGTGGAGGCATAAAATTGTCCACTTTTAAAGGAGATTCTCATAAATGGACCCCGAGAGCTTGGATTAGATATAATATCTTCCAAATGAGTAAACCCTTCGATAGACACGATTGGCAAATAGATAGATGTGGCAAGACTATCGATTATGTCATTGATTTCTACTGTGATATGAAAAAAGTGGAACACGATGGGAAGATAGAAGAGATGCCCAACGTTTATCTTGATGTAAGACCCAAATTGAATTCCTGGGAGGGCATCAAATTAAGATTATGGAAgacattcaaattttaa
- the AQY1 gene encoding Aqy1p — protein MGEFCGTFMFLWCAYVICNVANHDVSLKLNTEFTTVSHPGQVILIALGFGMSVMFSVWCFADVSGGALNPAVSLSLALSRAITPTRFIVMWLAQMTAGMAAGGAASAMTPGPVLFNNALGMGCSPARGVFLEMFGTAVLCLTVLMTAVEKRASSFMAALPIGISLFVALTAYTGTGVNPARSFGASLAKNSFPRYHYIYWIGPMMGSGLAWSVWQILQWLDYQTYVEAEKNAGGPKETNEVRDLV, from the coding sequence ATGGGTGAGTTCTGCGGGACATTTATGTTTCTTTGGTGTGCTTACGTCATCTGTAATGTCGCCAACCATGATGTCTCATTGAAGCTAAATACTGAATTCACTACGGTGTCCCATCCAGGCCAAGTCATCTTGATCGCCTTGGGGTTCGGTATGTCTGTTATGTTCTCCGTTTGGTGTTTTGCTGATGTTTCTGGTGGTGCTTTGAACCCAGCCGTCTCTTTGTCTCTAGCTTTGTCCAGAGCCATCACTCCAACAAGATTTATTGTCATGTGGTTGGCTCAAATGACCGCTGGGATGGCTGCCGGTGGTGCCGCAAGTGCAATGACCCCAGGTCCTGTCTTGTTTAATAACGCTTTGGGAATGGGTTGTTCTCCAGCAAGAGGTGTCTTCTTGGAAATGTTCGGTACCGCAGTCCTATGTTTAACTGTGTTGATGACAGCTGTGGAAAAGCGTGCCTCCAGTTTCATGGCCGCATTACCCATCGGGATCTCTTTATTCGTGGCTTTGACTGCTTACACCGGTACTGGTGTCAACCCAGCAAGATCCTTCGGTGCATCATTAGCTAAGAACAGTTTCCCTCGTTACCATTACATCTACTGGATCGGTCCAATGATGGGCAGTGGGTTGGCCTGGAGTGTTTGGCAAATCCTACAATGGTTGGACTACCAAACTTATGTGGAAGCTGAAAAGAATGCTGGTGGTCCAAAGGAAACTAATGAAGTTCGTGATCTAGTTTGA
- the NCAS0H03300 gene encoding ankyrin repeat domain-containing protein (ancestral locus Anc_2.639), which yields MLGDPETRLREAIIEGKLLIVKRLLRRYPNILHNIDCRNGWSSLHYASFHGRYLICVHLIQLGHECTIRTFKGNSCIHLALLNGHEQTTHLLLQYFPQFINDKGERGKSPLHIACMFDYDRCLNLLIGLGADINVIDDNGDGVMHLCLQYSSLKCMHVLIKEGKLINDDQERDKDNWRPSDVISTFEMGIIYKKALTKRKLQVKSKTNGPFSTPVESVVDKFQGLKLNITTPLTINQYQEGSPAPAGVKSPKIDIPVFTPTQRNFPDRDRDSVSAISLSSTDDDGSGIEGVNEPRDRIEAYLAQDDDDKERNEDVEDKITRERSVTITKSKQSIELIDKYLVGDDVMEMVKTKRSPGHIKKSLLSVPVAKLRK from the coding sequence ATGCTGGGAGATCCCGAGACACGACTTCGAGAAGCTATTATTGAAGGTAAATTACTGATAGTGAAACGATTACTCCGACGCTACCCGAATATCTTGCATAACATAGATTGTCGGAACGGTTGGAGTTCGTTACACTATGCATCATTCCATGGTCGATATTTGATTTGTGTACACCTGATTCAATTGGGTCATGAATGCACAATCCGGACTTTTAAAGGTAATTCGTGTATTCATTTAGCCCTTTTGAATGGACATGAACAGACTACACATCTGTTGTTACAATATTTCCctcaatttattaatgataaGGGCGAAAGGGGTAAGAGTCCCCTACATATAGCGTGTATGTTTGACTATGATCGGTGTCTTAATTTATTGATTGGATTAGGTGCAGATATAAACgttattgatgataatggtgATGGTGTGATGCATTTATGTTTACAATATAGCAGTTTAAAATGTATGCACGTTTTAATTAAAGAGGGaaaattgattaatgaCGATCAAGAAAGAGATAAGGATAATTGGCGACCTAGTGATGTAATAAGCACATTTGAAATGGGTATAATATACAAGAAGGCCTTAACTAAGAGGAAGTTACAAGTGAAATCAAAGACGAATGGACCCTTTAGTACACCGGTAGAATCTGTAGTGGATAAGTTCCAAGGATTGAAGTTAAATATTACTACTCCATTGACcataaatcaatatcagGAGGGGTCGCCTGCTCCAGCTGGTGTGAAATCTCCAAAAATAGATATTCCTGTGTTTACACCCACGCAAAGGAACTTTCCTGATCGAGATAGGGATAGTGTGTCTGCAATATCTCTATCCAGtactgatgatgatggtaGTGGAATTGAAGGGGTTAACGAACCAAGAGATCGCATTGAGGCGTACCTGGCACAGGACGATGATGACAAAGAACGAAACGAAGATGTTGAGGATAAAATTACACGAGAAAGATCAGTGACCATTACGAAATCAAAGCAAAGTATTGAGTTAATTGATAAGTATTTAGTGGGAGATGATGTAATGGAGATGGTGAAGACTAAACGATCACCAGGCCATATTAAGAAATCGTTATTGAGTGTCCCAGTGGcaaaattaagaaaatga
- the SRX1 gene encoding sulfiredoxin (ancestral locus Anc_2.642), with the protein MSSIQTTNLHTITTVPLSQIRRPILPVLDHNKIKAMVSTAEGTPMASATCTLEQAQQLKGQLPAIDVLYLKEQDHTYFFAFGGCHRLQAYDALAKQHHNSDYPVPCKLLPATRNQLRLYLGSAIDT; encoded by the coding sequence ATGTCATCCATCCAGACCACTAACTTGCACACCATCACTACAGTTCCTCTCTCGCAGATCAGAAGACCCATCCTGCCCGTATTGGACCACAACAAGATCAAAGCCATGGTCTCCACGGCAGAGGGCACCCCCATGGCCAGTGCCACTTGTACCCTGGAGCAAGCACAGCAGCTAAAGGGCCAACTGCCCGCCATCGACGTCCTCTACCTCAAGGAACAGGACCACACCTACTTCTTCGCCTTTGGAGGGTGTCATCGCTTACAAGCATACGATGCCCTGGCCAAACAGCACCACAACAGCGACTACCCTGTGCCCTGCAAGCTGCTCCCAGCCACCCGTAACCAGCTCAGACTCTACTTGGGCTCTGCTATCGACACCTAA
- the NCAS0H03370 gene encoding cruciform cutting endonuclease (ancestral locus Anc_2.647), with the protein MSNILSLLNGYCNNVTAKTLKDLSLIIGSPIGITKLNRRTNIMEQCKHLEQLRLKRLHQGTLVINSIDTGISNFAISKFKWDLMSPWPTLLSWEKIQLERKFLPELEIESSSLEPNDFSLMTYRLVEYLLDEKDNVSKPDLFTIERQRTRTMSSRFVLDPIIRCNILENVLYSTLENRIRYNNMGKHEYSVLSSNPQRMTSFWCPTDNDKNKKKNSNKYSKDFKIKLVKEIIRNSCMDNANDLGRPFIGIPQDWKIDLVKLLNSSASAKFKLFNCLRNHENDTSNISGVKKDDDLADSFLHGLSWMEWLRNYIEIYNLLSRDTMQVSNKENATQFVEYCTMKREKMETLQSKIAA; encoded by the coding sequence ATGAGCAATATACTGTCCCTATTAAATGGATACTGCAATAATGTTACGGCAAAAACGTTAAAGGATCTTTCTCTCATCATTGGTTCACCCATAGGGATAACCAAATTGAATCGAAGGACAAATATCATGGAACAATGCAAACATTTGGAACAATTAAGGTTGAAACGTTTGCATCAAGGTACCCTCGTTATTAATTCCATTGATACGGGGATTTCTAATTTTGCTATTTCTAAATTTAAATGGGATTTGATGAGTCCATGGCCAACTTTATTATCATGGGAAAAGATCCAATTGGAAAGGAAATTCTTACCTGAATTAGAGATTGAATCTTCCAGCCTGGAACCCAATGATTTCTCATTAATGACATATAGACTTGTGGAATATCTGCTGGATGAGAAGGATAATGTGTCAAAACCTGATCTTTTCACCATTGAACGACAGAGAACCAGAACAATGTCATCTCGATTCGTATTGGACCCCATTATTAGAtgtaatattttggaaaacgTGTTATATTCCACTTTAGAAAACAGAATACGATACAATAATATGGGTAAACATGAATACTCTGTTTTATCCTCAAATCCGCAAAGAATGACATCATTTTGGTGTCCCACAGACAATGATAAgaacaaaaagaaaaacagtaacaaatattccaaagatTTCAAGATTAAATTAGTGAAGGAGATAATAAGAAACTCTTGTATGGATAATGCAAATGATTTGGGAAGACCATTTATCGGTATCCCTCAGGATTGGAAAATTGATCTGGTTAAGTTATTGAATAGCTCAGCATCGGCAAAATTTAAACTTTTTAACTGCTTAAGAAACCATGAAAACGATACCTCAAATATATCCGGTGTTAAGAAAGACGATGACCTGGCTGATTCATTTTTACATGGGTTATCATGGATGGAATGGctaagaaattatattgAGATATACAATTTATTATCTAGGGATACTATGCAGGTATCTAACAAGGAAAATGCAACGCAATTTGTGGAGTATTGCACCATGAAAAGGGAGAAGATGGAGACACTACAAAGTAAGATAGCTGCATAA
- the MDH1 gene encoding malate dehydrogenase MDH1 (ancestral locus Anc_2.641): MLIVLIYILVFRLTHTLTTTHTQSKPTMLSALRLTSKRSFSVAAVNPYKVAVLGAAGGIGQPLSLLLKLNHKVTDLRLYDIKNAKGVATDLSHIPTNSTVKGYTPDQPDALRDALKDTDVVLIPAGVPRKPGMTRDDLFNINAGIVSGLAQNIGEFAPQAAICVISNPVNSTVPIVAQELKKLGCYNPKKLFGVTTLDSIRASRFISEIKETDPTKEAVNVIGGHSGITIIPILSQQKEMPKTITKEQKDALIHRIQFGGDEVVKAKDGAGSATLSMAFAGAKFADAVMSGLNNEKDVIVSSFVDSPIFKDQGIDFFASKITLGPQGVQKIHEYGQLSPEENEMLEKCKETLKKNIEKGVNFVK, from the coding sequence ATGCTTATAGTGCTAATATACATACTCGTGTTCCGTTTAACACACACTCTAACAACCACTCACACTCAATCAAAACCAACAATGCTATCTGCTCTCAGACTCACTTCCAAAAGATCCTTCTCCGTCGCCGCTGTCAACCCATACAAGGTCGCCGTCCTCGGTGCCGCAGGAGGTATAGGTCAACCCTTATCCCTTCTCTTAAAACTGAATCATAAAGTCACTGACTTGAGACTATACGATATCAAGAACGCTAAGGGGGTCGCCACAGACCTATCACACATTCCAACCAATTCAACGGTCAAGGGGTACACCCCGGACCAACCGGATGCACTACGTGATGCCCTAAAGGACACCGATGTCGTGTTGATTCCAGCGGGCGTACCACGTAAACCAGGTATGACTAGAGACGATTTGTTTAATATTAATGCGGGGATCGTCAGTGGGTTGGCTCAAAATATTGGAGAATTCGCTCCACAGGCTGCCATCTGTGTCATTTCCAATCCAGTGAACTCTACTGTCCCCATCGTGGCtcaagaattgaagaaattgggCTGTTATAACCCTAAGAAATTGTTTGGGGTCACCACTTTGGATTCCATTAGAGCTTCCAGATTCATTTCTGAAATTAAGGAGACTGATCCAACAAAGGAAGCTGTTAATGTCATTGGCGGGCATTCAGGGATCACTATCATTCCAATCTTGTCTCAACAGAAGGAGATGCCCAAGACTATTACTAAGGAACAAAAGGATGCTCTAATTCATAGAATTCAATTCGGTGGTGATGAAGTCGTTAAGGCCAAGGATGGTGCAGGTTCTGCCACTTTATCAATGGCTTTTGCCGGGGCTAAATTTGCTGATGCTGTCATGAGTGGGTTGAATAACGAAAAGGATGTTATTGTATCATCATTTGTCGATTCACCAATCTTTAAAGATCAAGGCATCGATTTCTTCGCCTCTAAGATCACTTTGGGACCACAAGGTGTACAGAAGATTCATGAATACGGTCAATTGTCCCCTGAAGAGAATGAAATGTTGGAAAAATGTAAGGaaactttgaagaagaatattgaaaagggtGTCAATTTCgttaaatga
- the CAB3 gene encoding phosphopantothenoylcysteine decarboxylase complex subunit CAB3 (ancestral locus Anc_2.646), with amino-acid sequence MVNENLVAKNINTATATTKEAAATSNGIKQDPAGNSMPIATPTKEIKPVSILNKKPQPQSSTNDAISPQINHNITSTTIIENKTKIKEVRIDTTPTELPASTIRVVSPTVTVLGEVSNNMDRRTVSNTSTATAVSFSTSTETEKTQHHRYSISNKPASKSSSVTTSPNQSHENLNSSLPKTKASPDGSGSGESSTTLEEKNSIVHMPGDFIYFDTKDEPVAAVPKTTTTNPKEVVGTPTGPRIPFYEFFQREDDKKFHILIGATGSVATIKVPLIIDKLFKIYTPERVSIQLIITKPAEHFLKGLKISSHVKIWREEDVWFEYKKNAGNEPILHHELRKWADILLIAPLSANTLAKLANGICNNLLTSVVRDWTPTTPIMVAPAMNTFMYINPMTKKHLTILQDECSYVTILKPVEKVLICGDIGMGGMREWTDIVECVRRKISEIKKNKEIAAAKLQEEKLSDTTDINVVRSDQTEEEDDDEDDDDDEDEDEEINNDTASDDSGVSDDDDEDEDEDEIEGN; translated from the coding sequence ATGGTTAACGAGAATTTGGTTGCAAAGAATATAAACACCGCAACCGCCACAACGAAGGAAGCTGCTGCCACTTCAAACGGGATTAAACAAGACCCTGCTGGCAATTCCATGCCGATCGCAACTCCTACAAAGGAGATCAAACCAGTTTCTATCTTAAATAAGAAACCACAACCTCAATCATCCACTAACGATGCCATTTCTCCACAGATCAATCATAATATAACGTCAACGAcaataatagaaaataagactaaaattaaagaagttCGAATAGATACTACACCTACTGAGCTTCCCGCTTCAACTATCCGAGTAGTTTCTCCAACAGTGACTGTGCTCGGTGAGGTTAGTAATAATATGGATAGGAGAACTGTATCAAATACTAGCACGGCTACAGCCGTTTCCTTCAGCACAAGTACGGAAACCGAGAAGACACAACATCATCGATATTCCATTTCTAATAAACCTGCCAGTAAGAGTTCCTCCGTGACGACATCACCCAATCAATCACATGAGAATTTAAACTCATCGTTACCTAAGACTAAAGCATCACCAGATGGTAGTGGTAGCGGTGAGTCTAGTACGACATTAGAGGAGAAAAATTCTATTGTTCATATGCCTGGtgatttcatttattttgatACTAAGGATGAGCCAGTTGCTGCTGTTCCCAAGACGACAACGACGAACCCAAAGGAAGTTGTGGGTACCCCCACTGGACCTCGAATTCCCTTTtatgaatttttccaaaGGGAGGATGATAAGAAATTCCATATTTTAATTGGTGCTACTGGTTCCGTTGCCACTATAAAAGTTCCCCTCATTATagataaattattcaagatATATACTCCAGAGAGAGTTTCCATTCAATTAATCATTACTAAACCTGCTGAACATTTCCTTAAGGGACTAAAGATATCATCGCATGTCAAGATATGGAGAGAGGAGGATGTTTGGTTTgaatataagaaaaatgCTGGTAATGAACCTATCTTGCATCATGAATTGAGGAAATGGGCagatatattattaattgcACCTTTGAGTGCCAATACGTTAGCTAAATTGGCTAATGGTATTTGTAATAATCTGTTGACTAGTGTAGTTAGAGATTGGACTCCAACGACGCCGATTATGGTGGCTCCTGCAATGAATACCTTTATGTATATTAATCCCATGACGAAGAAACATTTGACGATATTACAGGATGAATGTTCCTATGTGACGATTTTGAAACCTGTGGAGAAAGTATTGATTTGTGGTGACATTGGTATGGGTGGTATGAGAGAATGGACAGATATTGTTGAATGTGTGAGGCGAAAGATTAGTGAGattaagaagaataaagaGATTGCAGCTGCTAAATTGCAAGAGGAGAAACTCAGCGATACGACGGACATCAATGTTGTCAGATCTGATCAAacagaggaagaagatgatgacgaggatgatgacgacgacgaggatgaggatgaagaaataaataatgatacAGCATCGGATGATAGTGGAGTcagtgatgatgatgatgaagacgaagatgaggatgaaatcgaaggaaattaa
- the NCAS0H03390 gene encoding uncharacterized protein — protein sequence MVSLILLRIHVRKNSSIKDLAMAGVKLYGSKFEFRKGQFDVAVEMYLSGSQVIPIQALPGYGKTALFQLPLMAVSLCDQPVVSFVFVPYVCLVSNMNYGSLPLV from the coding sequence ATGGTGAGTCTGATATTGCTAAGAATTCATGTGAGAAAGAATAGTTCCATCAAGGACCTGGCCATGGCCGGCGTCAAGCTCTATGGTAGTAAGTTCGAGTTCAGGAAAGGCCAGTTTGACGTTGCGGTTGAGATGTATCTCTCTGGTTCTCAGGTCATCCCCATCCAGGCCCTCCCAGGCTACGGGAAGACGGCTCTGTTCCAGCTTCCTCTGATGGCTGTCTCTCTTTGTGATCAGCCTGTGGTCtcttttgtctttgttCCATATGTCTGTCTGGTATCCAATATGAATTACGGTTCTCTTCCTCTGGTTTAA
- the HOT13 gene encoding Hot13p (ancestral locus Anc_2.640), whose product MDLIHGDLIDNESRCTHWHSNLDIISLKFKCCPGIYWACYQCHQEQTTHPLQKFDLILDKDVPVIICGHCYQQMTFDQYQHFNAKNQLSCSHCNALFNPGCQLHYHLYFDNATNSCQRH is encoded by the coding sequence ATGGACCTCATACATGGAGACCTCATCGACAACGAATCGAGATGCACTCATTGGCATTCTAACTTAGACATAATATCGCTGAAGTTTAAATGTTGCCCTGGAATATACTGGGCATGCTACCAATGTCATCAAGAACAAACAACTCACCCATTGCAAAAATTTGATCTCATACTGGACAAGGACGTCCCTGTAATCATATGCGGACATTGCTACCAACAGATGACTTTTGATCAATACCAACATTTCAACGCAAAAAACCAATTATCTTGTTCTCATTGTAACGCTTTGTTTAACCCAGGTTGTCAATTACATTACCATTTATATTTCGATAACGCTACGAATTCATGTCAGAGACACTag
- the ARC19 gene encoding Arc19p (ancestral locus Anc_2.650) codes for MSQSLRPYLTAVRFSLEAALTLSNFSSQEVERHNRPEVEVPNTNAELLLQPMHISRNEHEQVLIEPSVNSIRVSLKVKQADEIEQILVHMFTRFLEQRAESFYILRRVPIEGYSISFLITNKHTESMKTDKLIDFIIEFMEDVDKEISEIKLFLNARARFTAEAYLGEFVY; via the coding sequence ATGTCTCAATCTCTACGTCCATATCTAACTGCAGTGCGTTTTTCCCTCGAGGCTGCACTCACACTATCCAATTTCTCATCTCAGGAAGTGGAAAGACATAACCGTCCGGAAGTGGAAGTCCCCAACACAAATGCAGAATTATTACTACAACCAATGCATATCTCTCGTAACGAGCACGAACAAGTCCTCATTGAACCAAGTGTCAATTCCATTCGTGTGTCTTTGAAAGTGAAACAAgctgatgaaattgaacaaatctTGGTTCACATGTTTACCAGATTCTTAGAACAACGTGCTGAATCATTTTACATCTTGAGAAGAGTCCCCATTGAAGGTTATAGTATCTCTTTCTTAATTACAAATAAACACACAGAATCAATGAAGACTGATAAATTAATCGATTTCATTATCGAATTCATGGAAGACGTCGATAAGGAAATTAGTGAAATTAAACTGTTCTTAAACGCAAGAGCTAGATTTACCGCTGAAGCTTATTTGGGCGAATTTGTATATTAA
- the SEC11 gene encoding signal peptidase complex catalytic subunit SEC11 (ancestral locus Anc_2.648) yields MNIRLELAKLLNLCFVFASAYMFWQGLSLFANTDSPIVVVLSGSMEPAFQRGDVLFLWNRNTQNKVGDIVVYENEGQDIPIVHRVLREHHSKSESQNKQFLLTKGDNNAVNDISLYKNKKIYLSKEKDIVGTVKGYLPQIGYVTIWVSESKYAKYTLLAFLGLSSLLGGE; encoded by the coding sequence ATGAACATCAGATTAGAACTGGCCAAACTGCTAAACCTATGCTTCGTGTTTGCATCCGCCTACATGTTTTGGCAAGGACTCTCATTATTTGCCAACACAGATTCCCCCATTGTTGTCGTGCTTTCAGGATCCATGGAACCTGCCTTCCAAAGAGGTGATGTGCTATTCTTATGGAATAGAAATACACAGAATAAAGTGGGTGACATTGTTGtttatgaaaatgaaggaCAAGACATCCCCATTGTGCATAGAGTGTTAAGAGAACATCATTCCAAGTCAGAGAGTCAGAACAAACAATTCTTGCTCACAAAGGGGGATAATAATGCTGTCAATGACATTTCCCTGtataagaataaaaagaTCTATTTATCTAAGGAGAAGGATATAGTTGGAACTGTGAAGGGCTACCTTCCTCAAATTGGGTACGTTACCATTTGGGTTTCTGAAAGCAAATATGCCAAGTATACATTGCTTGCATTCCTTGGGTTGAGTTCCCTGCTCGGTGGAGAGTAG
- the NCAS0H03380 gene encoding uncharacterized protein has translation LVLLVDYLPTVGEYIQTAGRLREGGVCMSFWTKRCVGKFSIKPDVCIAKQMARFYGLSHLGHDLCCSHLHGIPDDVSHLYRYLKGEVGPRVEEVGSSLGDGIGNSNANSEDNSLSFGNESSVFEDYDANVSNSDEFDAVPDVPMSSGCDDNDNVDADSFDLSSNSNNNDKENVSPLSVPNAIRNNRPSSILTMNNYLMNVGDGINSSSNSNSNGRLMSPAKVSSAATPSPRKDSVLPPIYNSASRNGHSKKRKNNNTVVPIPKLKILPFKVGASKRLKAMPIKDEIFELFHHCKNVFDFLGVPAGIAARLHFYGLNESCLSFPLWYTDGLCSRCLAPENGGCVCWEGGPCAVRRFGFEFILMLQLILSKKEFLQVRGLCWGDDLNAVMVKYGRQKSMLLDKFKASYLAVFAAFMVKNPKLPVPRVLFKDDLRMTSLYNAMWEHLKSKRLDILQFLR, from the coding sequence AGCTTGTCTTACTGGTTGATTATTTGCCCACTGTGGGTGAGTATATCCAAACGGCAGGTAGGCTACGTGAAGGAGGTGTTTGTATGTCATTCTGGACCAAGAGGTGTGTTGGTAAGTTCTCCATCAAGCCAGATGTTTGCATTGCCAAGCAGATGGCCAGGTTCTATGGTCTCAGCCATCTTGGTCATGACCTATGTTGCTCCCATCTCCATGGAATTCCAGACGATGTCTCTCATTTGTACCGGTATTTGAAGGGTGAAGTTGGCCCACGAGTGGAAGAAGTGGGGTCCAGTTTAGGTGATGGTATCGGTAATTCCAATGCTAATTCTGAAGataattctctttcttttgGTAACGAGTCCTCtgtttttgaagattaTGACGCTAACGTCAGTAATTCTGATGAGTTTGATGCTGTGCCAGATGTTCCAATGTCCAGTGGTTGTGacgataatgataatgttgATGCTGATTCTTTTGATTTGAGTTCCAATTcgaataataatgataaggAGAACGTTTCCCCATTGTCTGTTCCAAATGCTATCAGGAATAATAGGCCTTCCTCTATTCTCACCATGAATAATTACCTGATGAATGTTGGTGATGGTATTAATTCCAGTTctaattccaattccaatgGAAGATTGATGTCTCCAGCCAAGGTTTCTAGTGCTGCTACCCCCAGTCCAAGAAAAGATTCTGTGCTTCCCCCAATCTATAATTCTGCCTCCAGAAATGGTCAttccaagaagagaaagaataataatactgtAGTGCCAATTCCAAAGTTGAAAATCCTGCCTTTCAAGGTGGGTGCCAGTAAAAGATTAAAGGCCATGCCAATTAAGGATGagatatttgaattattccACCATTGTAAGAATGTTTTTGATTTCCTTGGTGTCCCTGCTGGTATTGCTGCTCGGTTGCATTTCTATGGTCTCAATGAGTCCTGCCTGTCGTTTCCTTTGTGGTATACGGATGGTTTATGTTCCAGATGTCTAGCTCCTGAGAACGGTGGGTGTGTCTGTTGGGAGGGTGGTCCTTGCGCTGTGAGACGGTTTGGTTTTGAGTTCATTTTGATGCTTCAGCTTATCCTTTCCAAGAAGGAGTTTTTGCAGGTTAGAGGGCTTTGTTGGGGAGATGATTTGAATGCTGTCATGGTTAAGTATGGACGTCAAAAATCCATGCTTCTTGATAAGTTTAAGGCCAGCTACCTAGCTGTCTTTGCTGCTTTTATGGTGAAGAATCCCAAGTTGCCAGTGCCTCGTGTGCTGTTCAAGGATGATCTCAGAATGACGAGCTTATATAACGCCATGTGGGAGCATTTGAAGAGTAAGAGGTTGGATATTTTGCAGTTTCTCAGGTAA